In Hoplias malabaricus isolate fHopMal1 chromosome 6, fHopMal1.hap1, whole genome shotgun sequence, a single window of DNA contains:
- the atxn1a gene encoding ataxin-1a, whose amino-acid sequence MKSNQERSNECLPPKKREIPASTLPSDEKPVVMAPASESQRTGNLAWLASVASGQESGGQRMTTSAESKSPQYKPLVEYPSPCSTQSTRSATAVTTVPAVYTSPLSQHGGTIQYTPLPPNLHFISPSYAAPYTSYISPLIPPPPAPSTNAATSQRHSEAYTSSTNSSSSKSEHPLCRPLAPPMSDSVHPPQYVQMSTPRTAPSPHAHAHLPLHLHPQHTLALSGPSQVLLQYADAPAPKKEETRVREVLNGEMEKGQRFSLSESIVGKQSKGVSSTQQHHIHQQQQQHYEARHMVLPAEYVQDSNSAMRTSLVLVPNSHTSSSVDPGGTLDKLPPPPPPEKGGICVGKPINRTPSSSSSSTSLPFPPPPLPVDGLKAAVTTLSPHTVIQTTHNVTEPLSLGLTSTNFYPTHQPIIGYIAGTGQQQPLSYHTSLPQHLVIPGTPVIIPVSGADATATSTAAAFPAALPHAFVTSTTPKGETFDSLAPYPHPAGAVVQAQLHLPMVPAPASLLATPPPPSAPSLPPYFAKGSIIQLADGELKRVEDLKTEDFIQSAEISSELKIDSSTVERIDSSHTSNFAIIQFAVGEHRSQVSVEVLVEYPFFVFGQGWSSCCPDRTTQLLELPCAKLSVGDVCISLTLKNLKNGSLKKSQGQIPDASGLGPPFKPPKAPLGGTRGGTRHTEQENGLSQGGPTTQANAENGELRFGDRGTCKAQPSIEVESNNKPTGRKRRWSAPEGRKVEKSEEEPPLTLPKPSFIPQEVKISIEGRSNIGK is encoded by the exons ATGAAGTCCAACCAGGAGCGGAGCAATGAATGCCTGCCGCCAAAGAAGCGCGAGATCCCGGCAAGCACCCTGCCCTCAGACGAGAAGCCTGTGGTGATGGCACCGGCTAGTGAGAGTCAGCGCACAGGGAACCTGGCCTGGTTGGCCAGCGTAGCCAGCGGGCAAGAAAGTGGTGGTCAACGCATGACAACATCAGCCGAATCCAAAAGCCCTCAGTACAAGCCACTGGTGGAATACCCGTCTCCCTGCTCCACACAGTCCACACGCAGCGCGACCGCAGTGACCACCGTCCCAGCCGTGTACACATCCCCCCTCTCTCAGCATGGGGGCACGATCCAGTACACGCCATTACCCCCGAACCTGCACTTCATCAGCCCCTCTTATGCTGCACCATATACTAGCTACATCTCGCCTCTCATACCCCCTCCGCCAGCTCCCAGCACTAACGCCGCCACATCCCAGCGACACAGTGAAGCCTACACCAGCTCCACCAATTCTTCTTCGTCCAAATCCGAGCACCCCCTGTGTCGTCCTCTTGCCCCACCCATGTCGGACAGCGTCCATCCACCCCAGTACGTCCAAATGTCTACACCTCGGACTGCCCCCTCACCCCATGCTCATGCACACCTCCCACTGCACCTCCACCCTCAGCACACACTGGCCCTCAGCGGGCCTTCTCAGGTCCTGCTGCAGTACGCGGATGCACCGGCACCTAAGAAGGAGGAGACCAGAGTCAGAGAGGTGCTAAACGGAGAGATGGAGAAGGGCCAACGCTTCAGCTTGTCAGAGTCCATTGTGGGAAAGCAGAGCAAAGGGGTCTCGTCCACTCAGCAGCATCATATCCaccagcagcaacagcagcactACGAGGCCCGGCACATGGTACTGCCGGCCGAATACGTGCAGGACAGTAACTCTGCCATGCGGACCTCACTTGTTTTAGTGCCCAACAGTCACACCTCCAGCAGTGTTGACCCAGGGGGCACTCTAGACAAGCTGCCTCCACCCCCACCGCCTGAAAAAGGAGGGATCTGTGTGGGAAAACCCATCAACCGCACTCCCTCCAGCTCCTCGTCCAGCACCTCGCTCCCCTTTCCGCCCCCACCTTTGCCTGTGGATGGTCTAAAGGCAGCAGTAACCACATTATCCCCTCACACAGTGATCCAGACCACACACAATGTGACCGAGCCGCTGTCCTTGGGCCTCACCTCTACGAACTTCTATCCCACTCATCAGCCCATTATTGGTTATATTGCAGGCACAGGGCAGCAACAGCCTCTGAGCTACCACACTAGCCTGCCTCAACATCTGGTCATCCCCGGGACCCCGGTCATCATCCCTGTCAGCGGGGCAGACGCAACTGCCACATCAACAGCCGCAGCCTTTCCCGCAGCACTGCCCCATGCCTTTGTCACCTCAACAACCCCCAAAGGTGAAACCTTTGACTCTTTAGCCCCTTACCCCCACCCTGCAGGTGCCGTGGTTCAGGCCCAGCTTCATCTCCCCATGGTCCCGGCTCCTGCCAGTCTGCTGGCCACTCCGCCTCCCCCTTCAGCCCCCTCGCTGCCCCCCTACTTTGCAAAGGGCTCCATCATCCAGCTTGCAGACGGTGAACTGAAGCGGGTGGAGGACCTAAAGACAGAGGACTTCATCCAGAGCGCCGAAATCAGCAGCGAACTGAAGATCGACTCCAGTACCGTGGAGCGCATAGACAGCAGCCATACATCCAACTTTGCCATCATTCAGTTTGCAGTGGGAGAGCATCGTTCACAG GTCAGTGTGGAGGTCCTGGTGGAGTACCCATTCTTTGTGTTTGGTCAAGGCTGGTCGTCCTGTTGTCCTGACCGAACAACCCAGCTGCTGGAGCTGCCGTGCGCCAAACTTTCAGTGGGAGATGTCTGTATCTCCCTGACTCTCAAGAACCTGAAGAACGGCTCTTTAAAGAAGAGTCAAGGTCAGATCCCAGATGCGTCTGGCCTTGGACCACCCTTCAAACCCCCCAAAGCACCTTTAGGTGGGACGCGAGGGGGCACACGGCACACGGAGCAGGAGAACGGACTTAGTCAGGGAGGGCCGACTACTCAGGCCAATGCAGAGAACGGAGAACTGAGGTTCGgggacaggggaacctgcaaaGCCCAACCATCTATAGAGGTGGAGTCCAATAACAAACCCACTGGACGCAAACGAAGATGGTCGGCCCCAGAAGGTCGCAAAGTGGAGAAGTCAGAGGAGGAGCCCCCTTTGACTCTTCCCAAGCCTTCTTTCATCCCTCAGGAGGTTAAAATCAGCATTGAAGGCAGATCAAATATTGGCAAGTGA